One window from the genome of Leptospira broomii serovar Hurstbridge str. 5399 encodes:
- a CDS encoding DUF4139 domain-containing protein translates to MSSSLRLIRKYSLIILIVFGGLLWPRDGKSQDSEDSPVAVTEGNSTAKTAMATASSRIESVLLYSDFAYAKRVMEIKLPAGASEVSLGEVPSNILDKSVSVSFSDPNKKFKIRGVRVLEKISKRFKSRESEELEKRKDALLLSLGTRSKEVQELLDWETSLRSIRPGFREEEGVIEKVDSDSFLGFRKTYSDLAEENTKLRLAKLEELDRLREEFYIVTAKLEHLAQGDVLRRKEIRLEAEIETAATYRIEYKYLIRGAIWYPRYTLDLKPSGTEAELGWYALVRNETGEDWNGVRLEFSTANPNQDVDLPDYRELRISSKVVVNREKEAYHANDQNVYNEQAKGSPSAGAPVMSKPAKEAKKRSSRPQASKAKQDDYDDQTENPLEKSRAIIESNFKDRSNSLQVEENMDQLRGELANQKSLFDSGSYEDSIRYGKEALRRFSGLRESSRKELRDIESQVQTLLNRSSQLNSDRKYVFNLVAPGLSSEGFDFRYIAQSFERIPSDKTLNRVFLRKRIVPVSPAYESSPITGEDSYLTVVSTNLEREPLLSGPLEIYSGENLLGTTSVSTLKPGEKIRIELGPDRDVKIVRREEKFEDKSGLISKRKTVRHKVSISIKNNKKRKILIRVIDRIPYTVDDSVDIKWSLGSEKPEKTDDGILTYEMDLAAGAVKKIEFEYTVSYPANNILRDSQGSGSY, encoded by the coding sequence ATGTCCTCTTCGCTTCGACTTATTCGTAAATATTCCCTGATTATTCTCATTGTTTTTGGCGGCTTACTATGGCCTCGAGACGGAAAATCGCAAGATTCTGAAGATTCTCCTGTTGCGGTCACCGAAGGGAATTCAACCGCTAAGACGGCTATGGCTACCGCCAGTTCTCGTATAGAGTCGGTCCTTCTATATTCCGATTTTGCATACGCAAAGAGGGTCATGGAAATTAAACTTCCGGCAGGGGCGTCGGAAGTGAGTTTGGGAGAAGTTCCTTCCAACATTTTGGATAAAAGCGTTTCGGTTTCGTTTTCAGATCCGAATAAAAAGTTCAAGATCCGAGGCGTTCGCGTTCTAGAAAAGATATCTAAAAGATTTAAATCTAGAGAGAGCGAAGAATTAGAAAAAAGGAAGGACGCCTTGTTACTTTCATTAGGCACGAGATCTAAAGAAGTACAGGAATTGTTGGATTGGGAAACGAGTTTACGTTCCATTCGTCCGGGATTCAGGGAAGAAGAAGGAGTGATCGAGAAGGTCGATTCGGATTCTTTTTTAGGATTTCGCAAAACCTATTCGGATCTCGCCGAAGAAAACACGAAACTTAGATTAGCAAAATTAGAAGAGCTAGATCGTCTTCGAGAGGAATTTTATATCGTAACGGCTAAGTTGGAACATCTTGCTCAAGGAGACGTTCTCCGTCGGAAAGAAATCAGGCTGGAAGCTGAAATAGAAACTGCAGCCACATATCGTATCGAGTATAAATATCTGATTCGCGGCGCTATATGGTATCCTCGCTACACTCTAGATCTCAAGCCGAGCGGAACGGAAGCTGAGTTAGGTTGGTATGCTTTGGTTCGAAACGAAACGGGGGAAGACTGGAACGGGGTTCGACTCGAATTTTCCACCGCAAATCCGAATCAAGATGTCGATTTGCCGGATTATCGTGAATTACGAATTTCTTCTAAAGTCGTAGTGAATCGAGAAAAAGAGGCGTATCATGCGAACGATCAAAATGTTTACAACGAACAGGCAAAAGGTTCTCCTTCTGCAGGAGCTCCGGTTATGTCTAAGCCCGCCAAAGAAGCTAAGAAACGGAGTTCAAGACCTCAAGCGTCAAAAGCGAAGCAGGACGACTATGACGATCAGACCGAGAATCCGTTGGAAAAATCCCGCGCGATTATAGAAAGTAATTTTAAGGATCGTTCAAATTCACTGCAAGTCGAGGAAAATATGGATCAGCTTCGCGGTGAATTAGCGAATCAAAAAAGTCTCTTTGATAGCGGATCGTACGAAGACTCGATTCGATACGGGAAAGAGGCTTTACGTAGGTTTTCGGGCTTGCGTGAAAGTTCTCGAAAAGAATTAAGAGATATCGAATCTCAGGTGCAGACTTTACTTAACCGGTCGTCCCAATTGAATTCGGATCGTAAATACGTATTTAATTTAGTCGCGCCGGGCCTTTCCTCGGAAGGATTTGATTTTCGTTATATAGCGCAATCGTTTGAAAGAATTCCGTCCGATAAGACTTTGAATCGCGTCTTTCTAAGGAAAAGAATCGTTCCGGTTTCTCCGGCTTACGAATCTTCCCCGATAACCGGCGAAGATTCGTACTTAACGGTCGTTTCCACTAATCTGGAAAGAGAACCTCTTCTTTCCGGACCGCTCGAGATTTACTCCGGAGAAAATCTTCTAGGAACGACCTCCGTTTCCACTTTGAAACCCGGAGAAAAAATTCGAATCGAATTAGGTCCGGACCGGGATGTGAAAATCGTGAGACGAGAGGAGAAATTCGAGGACAAGTCCGGACTGATTTCTAAGCGTAAAACTGTCCGGCATAAAGTATCGATTTCAATAAAGAACAATAAGAAAAGAAAGATCTTAATCAGAGTGATAGATAGAATTCCTTATACGGTCGACGATAGTGTCGATATCAAATGGTCCCTAGGCTCGGAAAAACCCGAGAAAACGGATGATGGAATTCTCACCTATGAAATGGATCTGGCTGCCGGTGCCGTTAAGAAAATCGAGTTCGAATACACAGTTTCGTACCCGGCTAATAATATACTTCGAGATTCGCAAGGTAGCGGATCCTACTAA
- a CDS encoding mucoidy inhibitor MuiA family protein produces the protein MNYNTLINSFAALLTVLMVSNDMFAVGADLAIQEVTVHQGTAQILRVGKVQLAPGTNRVQIQNLPVSLLEESLMAGTDSNLAEVTGTRTWKEEGTAASNPEVALLQRKIVTLQKELETVIAKENDLKSEKGLLTELRNKVSDTVSRNLLYGRVESDGKNWGTYLRKNREESFVLFSSWEKIERSKIKIQSELDEVKAQLSILLSQAEKSTRNTWIQIVNTSKESKTIDLRLSYLVPNANWKPTYILTANDSSEKAQFEYLAEVRQETGEDWKGVRLLLSTTRPDLSQRRNRLYPQRLFDQEVADKKEVLSAQSQASTPAQMAQDQLVDEESGGASPTTSERGGGFLFRLPKTVSLPSQRESRKLEMSSFYILIKVKTIASPRYKPFPLLEATFQNPSEFPILPGEVSLFRNSGLIGATKILYTSPNENVSVSLGTEGSLRLSYRKESNNTKEGLISTQKVIEKRVYLTLENFGKESKSVFVRDQIPISELASVKVEIDSNRTTPGAKEFRPNSGIYEWVLEIPPSGKKEIQLEYRVSYPSDQDLNLP, from the coding sequence ATGAATTATAATACTTTAATAAACTCTTTTGCCGCTTTGCTGACGGTTTTGATGGTCTCAAATGATATGTTTGCCGTCGGCGCCGACCTTGCCATTCAAGAAGTGACTGTGCACCAAGGAACGGCTCAAATATTAAGAGTCGGTAAAGTACAATTGGCACCAGGTACGAATAGGGTTCAAATTCAAAATTTACCGGTTTCATTATTGGAAGAAAGTTTGATGGCCGGGACGGATTCTAATCTGGCGGAGGTGACCGGCACGCGGACTTGGAAAGAAGAAGGAACTGCCGCATCAAATCCTGAGGTTGCGCTACTTCAGAGAAAAATCGTGACTTTGCAAAAGGAATTGGAAACGGTCATTGCAAAAGAAAACGATTTGAAATCGGAAAAGGGGCTATTGACGGAACTACGTAATAAAGTCTCAGACACTGTTAGTCGTAACCTTTTATATGGCAGAGTGGAATCCGACGGAAAAAATTGGGGAACCTATTTACGGAAAAACAGGGAAGAGTCCTTCGTCTTATTTTCCTCCTGGGAAAAAATCGAAAGAAGTAAAATTAAAATTCAAAGTGAACTAGACGAGGTAAAGGCACAGCTTTCCATTTTGCTTTCGCAGGCCGAAAAGAGTACGAGAAATACCTGGATTCAAATAGTGAATACTTCGAAAGAATCTAAGACGATCGATTTAAGATTAAGTTATCTGGTTCCTAATGCAAATTGGAAACCGACTTATATTTTAACCGCAAACGATTCCTCCGAAAAAGCCCAATTCGAATATTTGGCCGAGGTGAGACAGGAAACGGGAGAAGATTGGAAAGGGGTTCGACTCTTGCTTTCCACTACACGACCAGATTTATCTCAGAGGAGAAACCGTCTATATCCTCAACGCTTATTCGATCAGGAAGTAGCCGACAAGAAAGAAGTACTGAGTGCGCAAAGCCAAGCTAGTACGCCTGCACAAATGGCACAGGATCAATTAGTCGACGAAGAATCGGGTGGAGCCTCTCCCACCACTTCCGAACGGGGAGGCGGTTTTTTGTTTCGTTTACCCAAAACGGTTAGTCTGCCATCCCAACGCGAATCTAGAAAGTTGGAAATGAGTTCGTTTTACATTCTGATAAAAGTCAAAACTATCGCTTCTCCTCGATACAAACCGTTTCCACTATTGGAGGCTACATTCCAAAATCCGAGTGAATTTCCCATCCTTCCGGGTGAAGTTTCTTTATTCAGGAATTCGGGACTTATCGGTGCTACTAAGATTTTGTACACGAGTCCTAACGAAAACGTTTCGGTTTCTTTGGGAACGGAAGGAAGTCTTCGACTTTCGTACCGAAAAGAATCTAATAATACCAAAGAAGGATTGATCTCGACTCAGAAGGTGATCGAAAAGCGCGTTTATTTGACCTTGGAAAATTTCGGGAAAGAATCCAAATCGGTTTTCGTTAGAGATCAAATTCCTATTTCAGAACTTGCAAGCGTAAAGGTCGAAATAGATTCCAATAGAACAACTCCGGGAGCAAAGGAATTTAGACCCAACTCGGGAATTTACGAGTGGGTTTTGGAAATCCCTCCGTCAGGAAAAAAGGAAATTCAATTGGAATACAGAGTGAGTTATCCAAGCGATCAGGATTTAAATTTACCTTAA
- a CDS encoding vWA domain-containing protein translates to MFSLNNTVVERRRKFGIVIVLLYLFSQGIFSNDSDQDTRPELSIPDSNVDAKLFVLDASGSMNEYLGIYQKIHLAKKHVKHYVDSLPESAEVGLIAYGNRLPGCKSSRLYQPLENGNKAQFRNKLYGLTPSGATPLAESIRVAGEYIARRKQPTELILITDGIESCYGDPEKELRILQQRGINFHLNVLGLGLKPEERSIMQSLARLGQGTYYNVDGDADFYSAMEDLLKKGTFPIKKQEIEPKRNSNNGKIRILSQSNTEIEHGKNRYKISFDFHNADSSSHCVILNLKTQASPSPSINRSNENRASNPESIIKIEGQCFQSKDGSGQFEFSATQQEITSAELELWDMSGVPQAVGRSGETNLSH, encoded by the coding sequence ATGTTCTCTCTAAATAATACGGTAGTAGAAAGACGCCGAAAGTTCGGAATCGTTATCGTTCTACTTTATCTTTTTTCGCAAGGAATTTTTTCTAACGACTCCGATCAGGATACAAGGCCCGAACTTTCTATCCCGGATTCAAACGTGGATGCGAAATTATTCGTTTTGGATGCGAGTGGATCGATGAACGAATATCTGGGTATTTATCAAAAAATCCATCTAGCCAAAAAGCATGTGAAACATTACGTGGATAGCTTACCCGAATCCGCAGAAGTAGGTTTAATTGCATACGGCAATCGCTTACCGGGATGTAAATCTTCAAGATTATATCAACCTTTGGAAAACGGAAACAAAGCTCAATTTCGCAATAAACTTTACGGACTAACACCTTCCGGGGCAACTCCTCTTGCAGAGTCTATTCGCGTCGCCGGCGAATATATCGCCCGTCGAAAACAGCCGACGGAACTGATTCTTATTACTGATGGAATAGAAAGTTGTTATGGAGATCCCGAAAAGGAATTAAGAATTCTGCAACAGAGGGGCATTAATTTTCACCTTAACGTGCTTGGACTCGGCTTAAAGCCTGAAGAAAGAAGTATTATGCAATCCTTGGCCCGCCTCGGACAGGGAACGTACTATAATGTAGACGGGGATGCGGATTTTTATTCTGCGATGGAGGATCTTTTAAAGAAAGGGACTTTTCCGATAAAGAAACAGGAAATAGAACCCAAGCGTAATTCGAACAACGGCAAGATTAGAATTTTAAGCCAAAGTAATACAGAAATCGAACACGGAAAGAATCGATACAAAATTTCATTTGATTTTCATAATGCGGATTCTTCCAGTCATTGCGTCATTCTTAATCTGAAAACTCAAGCAAGTCCCTCTCCGAGTATAAATCGATCGAATGAAAATCGAGCTTCAAATCCGGAATCCATCATTAAGATAGAAGGTCAGTGCTTTCAATCTAAGGACGGGAGCGGTCAGTTTGAATTCAGCGCAACTCAACAAGAAATTACGTCGGCCGAATTAGAGCTCTGGGATATGTCGGGTGTTCCTCAAGCCGTCGGGCGAAGTGGAGAAACTAATCTAAGTCATTAA
- a CDS encoding histidine phosphatase family protein produces MEILLIRHTTPEVEPGTCYGWTDLGLPITFEEEASRLLKILPPQANSIRTSPLFRCFSLAEFLSKRWEETGNSPAWKVDSRIRELNFGSWEGRLWEEIPRSETDHWMENYVHRSPPGGESYVELRDRVTHAWSDALTDGKTWEKLRKEEGDPSEYREVWISHGGVIRCIASQVLGFPLENAFRLVLDYGALSVVRVRFGEEDSYPQFISWNRKAF; encoded by the coding sequence ATGGAAATATTATTAATTCGTCATACGACTCCAGAGGTGGAACCTGGTACATGTTATGGCTGGACGGACTTGGGTCTCCCGATTACATTCGAGGAAGAAGCATCCAGGTTATTAAAAATCCTTCCTCCGCAGGCAAATTCCATACGTACAAGTCCACTATTCAGATGTTTTAGTCTAGCCGAGTTTTTAAGTAAACGTTGGGAAGAGACAGGCAATTCACCGGCTTGGAAAGTCGACTCTCGAATCCGTGAATTGAATTTCGGTTCATGGGAGGGGCGACTGTGGGAGGAAATTCCGAGAAGCGAAACCGATCATTGGATGGAAAACTATGTTCACCGATCGCCCCCAGGGGGAGAATCGTATGTTGAACTCAGAGACCGAGTGACTCATGCTTGGAGTGACGCGTTGACGGACGGTAAGACTTGGGAAAAACTTAGAAAGGAAGAAGGCGATCCAAGCGAGTACAGGGAAGTGTGGATCAGCCACGGTGGAGTTATCCGATGCATTGCCTCTCAAGTTCTGGGATTCCCTTTAGAAAACGCTTTCCGATTGGTTTTAGATTACGGAGCTCTCTCCGTAGTGCGAGTCCGTTTCGGAGAGGAGGATTCTTATCCGCAATTTATTTCTTGGAACCGGAAGGCTTTCTAA
- a CDS encoding adenosylcobinamide-GDP ribazoletransferase, which produces MFRFLRQELIIFLSSVRFNTRIIVPSWVEHSDELLASSTRYFPLVGWIVSAITTIVFYGSSFLFPVSVSVVLAVSASVLSTGAFHEDGFTDMCDGFGGGWDKERILEIMKDSRIGVFGTIGILLMLFLKVACYIALAESSLLLLFFAIWISHSSSRFSANVMAKLLPYAREDQLSKAKPIVKSMKLSDVLFSWIWVLGPIVFFLYYPGEFSNRIAMILLLSFSLQALGVFYLRGFYKKWLGGYTGDCLGAVQQVTEILFLLGLIATWKYY; this is translated from the coding sequence ATGTTTCGATTCCTTCGACAAGAGCTTATTATTTTTTTATCATCCGTTCGCTTTAATACTAGAATTATAGTTCCTTCTTGGGTAGAACATTCCGACGAACTACTAGCGTCTTCCACTCGTTATTTTCCCCTCGTCGGTTGGATTGTCTCGGCAATCACGACTATCGTTTTCTACGGAAGTTCCTTCCTTTTCCCCGTAAGTGTCTCGGTCGTACTAGCCGTTTCCGCCTCCGTTTTATCTACGGGAGCTTTTCATGAGGACGGTTTCACGGATATGTGCGACGGTTTCGGCGGCGGATGGGACAAAGAACGAATATTAGAAATAATGAAAGATAGCAGAATCGGTGTGTTTGGCACGATCGGTATTCTACTAATGCTTTTTCTCAAAGTCGCTTGCTATATTGCCTTAGCCGAATCTTCCTTGCTGCTTCTCTTTTTTGCAATATGGATCTCGCATTCTTCCAGCAGATTTTCCGCAAACGTAATGGCAAAGCTCCTACCCTATGCAAGAGAAGATCAGCTTTCTAAAGCCAAGCCCATCGTAAAATCGATGAAGTTATCGGATGTGCTTTTCTCCTGGATATGGGTTTTAGGTCCAATCGTATTTTTTTTATATTATCCCGGAGAATTTTCAAATCGTATAGCGATGATTCTTTTGCTATCCTTTTCATTGCAAGCTTTAGGAGTTTTTTATCTGCGAGGCTTCTACAAAAAATGGTTAGGCGGATATACGGGAGATTGTTTAGGAGCAGTACAACAAGTAACCGAAATTCTATTTCTATTGGGACTTATTGCAACATGGAAATATTATTAA
- a CDS encoding LIC_13355 family lipoprotein: MKNSFFVYFLNLSLIILLLGCNNKGSSNGDSASAFAILQLLNGTGTYSACRNYSPAESNSVFVANQVILAPAHTGNGFRDSYCAANGIRGIDKFNGSLDVFTLDTSGPGATLILGWSGKKVLPVSGIDFIVYENPFFIGAQNNTNPFNQVFLEPIVVEVGNDQSNWCGWNPAYTNGNPNSFSEDPSVWSRFGGITPFVYNQETNPMTVASIYNTDVVHGGGGGDGFDLADVNFGTSGSGCSGSLKTDLQTNGFTYIKLISAIVSMSSLPIPIGNGSPDIDGVIAKSVSP, from the coding sequence GTGAAGAATTCATTTTTTGTTTATTTTCTCAATTTGAGCCTGATTATTCTTCTGCTTGGCTGTAATAACAAAGGAAGTTCAAACGGAGATTCTGCATCAGCCTTTGCCATCCTTCAGTTGCTAAACGGAACGGGAACTTATAGCGCTTGTCGAAATTATAGCCCTGCAGAATCGAATAGCGTGTTTGTCGCGAATCAAGTAATCCTTGCACCCGCTCATACCGGCAACGGCTTTCGAGACTCATATTGCGCCGCAAATGGGATTCGCGGAATCGATAAGTTTAACGGTTCTCTCGACGTATTTACGCTCGATACGTCCGGCCCAGGCGCTACGCTGATTCTAGGTTGGTCGGGTAAGAAGGTGCTACCGGTATCGGGGATCGACTTTATCGTATATGAAAATCCGTTTTTCATAGGAGCGCAAAATAATACGAATCCGTTTAACCAGGTTTTTTTAGAACCGATAGTAGTCGAAGTCGGAAATGATCAGTCGAATTGGTGCGGCTGGAATCCGGCTTACACTAACGGCAATCCGAATTCTTTTTCGGAAGATCCTTCCGTTTGGTCCCGATTCGGAGGAATTACTCCTTTCGTTTATAATCAAGAAACAAATCCGATGACGGTAGCTAGCATATATAACACCGACGTAGTTCATGGCGGTGGAGGTGGAGACGGATTCGATCTCGCAGACGTGAATTTCGGAACTTCCGGGAGCGGCTGCTCGGGCTCTTTGAAAACTGATCTGCAAACGAACGGTTTCACTTATATTAAATTGATCTCTGCCATAGTATCGATGTCGAGTTTACCTATTCCAATAGGAAACGGGAGCCCAGACATAGACGGTGTGATCGCGAAAAGTGTAAGTCCGTAA
- a CDS encoding LIC13354 family exoprotein: protein MKITSITIKAAIILITLSGCFFDEKKNNDNDTTLTSLLYVANITPTPSGTWFFYNATPTYAGQTNPYPLDAGTIKEGTYIINSSQVIVTYNGFSASKMNVKLVDNSRSVVFGQVTADAQFGANQYLYYMWTFSGGYYYVCPDLNSYKNTLQDVVTDFNNLTTTQVDRTNLVSGCFGAVWSRLQVN from the coding sequence ATGAAAATTACAAGCATTACGATAAAAGCGGCGATTATACTGATTACATTGTCCGGTTGTTTTTTTGATGAGAAGAAAAACAACGATAACGATACTACTTTGACCTCCCTGCTGTATGTCGCAAATATCACGCCCACTCCTTCAGGAACCTGGTTTTTTTATAATGCGACTCCAACTTACGCGGGGCAAACAAATCCGTATCCGCTAGATGCAGGTACGATTAAGGAAGGAACTTATATAATTAACTCTTCGCAAGTTATCGTAACGTATAACGGATTTTCCGCATCTAAAATGAACGTAAAACTTGTAGATAATAGCCGGTCCGTCGTTTTCGGACAAGTAACCGCCGATGCACAATTCGGTGCGAACCAATATCTTTACTATATGTGGACTTTCTCAGGCGGTTATTATTATGTTTGCCCAGATTTGAATTCATATAAGAACACATTGCAAGACGTAGTAACCGATTTTAACAATCTGACGACCACTCAGGTTGATCGTACAAATTTAGTCAGCGGTTGTTTCGGCGCAGTCTGGAGTCGACTGCAAGTCAATTAA
- a CDS encoding flavin monoamine oxidase family protein, whose translation MKFSRSSFLKAGALTAATLFSMGKNVLRAQSASPNSSKKVIVLGGGLAGLYSAYLLGKTGYKVTLLEATDRVAGRVRSIADSSGNIVDLGAEWISSEDKTVKSLVRELGLKFSPAVLQPDLFQGTYKKFGTWEISTKSQEILNKLIGLNSKMNTAQQQGLDRISFYNYLLYQGMSPEDLTLLGYKLSLHYGDSIRVLSAQKVLTDLAQFPVRNTRVEGGMENIAKTLVLNIENTEFVFSDPVLAVDQGEFGVSATTGSGRKFMGNTCVCTLPANQVSSVKWNPDLDKEKLLSALRVRYSQIYKLFLILRESPWESSPFSVHSDSAAQFLYDAGTKPNSPDKVLGMIANGDRYSVFESASQDQKIEYVRLALGRLGLKKDLQIQRFYFSELGKEYVPSGIATFPPGSFGSEISLRKPFERIFFAGEHTGEITGTVEAALSSAIKAVNLV comes from the coding sequence ATGAAGTTTTCTCGATCCTCCTTTCTAAAAGCCGGCGCTTTGACAGCAGCGACACTGTTCAGCATGGGTAAGAACGTATTAAGGGCCCAGTCGGCATCTCCTAACAGTAGTAAAAAAGTCATCGTATTAGGAGGCGGCCTTGCCGGATTATACTCTGCTTACCTCCTGGGAAAGACAGGTTATAAGGTCACATTACTAGAAGCGACCGACAGGGTCGCCGGAAGAGTTCGATCGATTGCGGACTCATCCGGTAACATAGTAGATTTAGGTGCGGAATGGATCTCGTCCGAAGATAAGACCGTAAAAAGTTTGGTTCGAGAATTAGGTCTCAAATTTTCACCGGCAGTCTTGCAACCTGATTTATTCCAAGGAACATATAAGAAATTCGGTACTTGGGAAATTTCCACCAAATCGCAAGAAATCCTAAATAAATTAATCGGGTTAAATTCAAAGATGAATACGGCCCAACAACAAGGATTGGATCGGATCAGCTTTTATAACTATTTGCTATATCAAGGCATGTCTCCGGAGGACTTAACTCTGCTTGGGTATAAGTTATCATTGCATTACGGAGATTCGATCCGGGTATTATCCGCCCAGAAAGTTCTTACGGACCTCGCTCAGTTTCCGGTACGCAACACTCGAGTGGAAGGCGGCATGGAGAACATTGCAAAAACACTCGTGTTAAATATAGAAAATACGGAATTCGTATTTTCCGATCCGGTTCTTGCCGTCGATCAAGGCGAGTTTGGAGTTTCGGCTACTACAGGTTCGGGTAGGAAATTTATGGGAAATACTTGCGTATGCACTCTTCCTGCAAATCAAGTCTCCTCCGTAAAATGGAATCCAGACCTCGATAAGGAAAAATTACTATCGGCACTTCGTGTCCGATATTCCCAAATATATAAGTTATTTTTAATATTACGGGAGTCTCCGTGGGAATCCTCGCCGTTTTCGGTGCATTCCGATAGTGCCGCCCAATTCTTGTACGATGCCGGGACCAAACCGAACTCTCCCGATAAAGTACTTGGAATGATAGCGAATGGCGATCGATATTCGGTTTTCGAATCGGCCTCTCAGGACCAGAAAATCGAATATGTTCGATTGGCTCTGGGGCGCTTGGGATTAAAGAAAGACTTACAGATTCAACGTTTCTATTTTTCCGAACTAGGAAAAGAATACGTGCCCTCCGGGATAGCGACATTTCCGCCTGGAAGTTTCGGTTCGGAAATTAGTCTACGTAAACCGTTTGAACGAATTTTTTTTGCAGGGGAGCATACCGGAGAAATTACTGGAACGGTCGAAGCCGCGTTATCCTCCGCTATTAAAGCGGTAAATTTAGTTTAG